The Xiphophorus maculatus strain JP 163 A chromosome 21, X_maculatus-5.0-male, whole genome shotgun sequence genome window below encodes:
- the LOC111606272 gene encoding homeobox protein Mohawk-like codes for MNTVVFNKLSSQVLFEEKAKEVEMSSRNYLEVIDGQHPDLLCSSPAIRDSQAARHRRSGGRPSGSKVRHKRQALQDMARPLKQWLYKHRDNPYPTKTEKILLALGSQMTLVQVSNWFANARRRLKNTVRQPDLSWALRIKLYNKYVQGNAERLSVSSDDSCSQDGDNPQRTQSGPEDLTKPLYQSVIKKEGSPMVGVAIGMDPGLRSAVEAEDYVSPPKYKSSLLHRYLNDSLRHVMVANAVMDARKRNHSGSFSSNEFDDELLSPSSSEAEAHFVYRAEATDHGSSQHDKGNGGVAATQKAKDETYWKEINAAMALTNLAQGKDSVSGTTSCIIQKSSHIAEVKTVKVPLLQKF; via the exons ATGAACACCGTTGTGTTTAACAAGCTGAGCAGTCAGGTCCTGTTTGAGGAGAAGGCGAAGGAAGTGGAAATGAGCAGCAGAAATTACCTGGAGGTCATCGACGGTCAACATCCAGATCTCCTCTGCAGCAGCCCGGCCATCAGAGACAGCCAGGCGGCCAGACACAGGCGGAGCGG GGGTCGTCCCAGCGGCAGCAAAGTGCGACACAAGCGCCAGGCCCTGCAGGACATGGCGCGGCCGCTCAAGCAGTGGCTCTACAAGCACAGAGACAACCCGTACCCGACCAAGACGGAGAAAATCCTGCTGGCGCTCGGCTCGCAGATGACTCTGGTCCAG GTGTCCAACTGGTTCGCCAACGCCAGGAGACGCCTGAAGAACACGGTGAGGCAGCCGGACCTGAGCTGGGCGCTCCGGATCAAACTCTACAACAAATACGTTCAGGGCAACGCAGAGAGGCTGAGCGTCAGCAGCGACGACAGCTGCTCCCAAG ATGGAGACAACCCTCAGAGGACACAGAGCGGTCCTGAGGATCTCACCAAGCCCTTGTACCAGAGCGTCATCAAGAAGGAAGGCTCCCCCATGGTGGGTGTGGCCATCGGCATGGACCCAGGGCTGCGTTCTGCAGTGGAGGCCGAGGACTACGTGTCTCCACCCAAGTACAAGAGCAGCCTGCTGCACCGCTACCTGAACGACTCTCTGCGGCACGTGATGGTGGCCAACGCTGTCATGGACGCTCGCAAGAGGAACCACTCTGGCTCCTTCAGCTCCAACGAGTTCGATGACGAGCTGCTGTCGCCATCGTCCTCTGAAGCTGAGGCCCACTTCGTCTATCGAGCCG AAGCCACAGACCATGGATCAAGTCAACATGACAA GGGCAACGGTGGCGTCGCAGCGACGCAGAAGGCCAAAGATGAGACGTACTGGAAGGAGATCAACGCTGCCATGGCCTTGACCAACTTGGCTCAGGGGAAGGACAGCGTCTCCGGGACAACCAGCTGCATCATCCAGAAGTCCTCCCATATAGCTGAGGTGAAGACTGTTAAAGTGCCATTGTTGCAAAAGTTTTAG